The Fibrobacter sp. UWR2 DNA segment CGTACGACTTCTACCAGGAATGCATTGAACGCTACAAGCGCGAAGGCAAGCGGTAGATAGCCGCGACTGTCATTCTGGAGAGGGATTTTTACAAAAAAGAAGGAGAATAGCATGAATAATTTTAAGATTCTGGCAATATCGCTTGTCGTTGTAGCGACGGCGGCTTTTGCTGCGCCCAAGGTGTGGACGGGCAAACTAGCCGAAGGCTTTGACGGCGGTACCGGCAAGCAAGACGACCCGTATTTGGTTTCGACCGCAGAGCAGTTCGCCTTGATGGCCGCCAGGGGTGATTCCGCCACTTTCTACAAACTGACCGAAGACATTATCCTGAATGAGGGCGATGCCTCGGAATGGGCGGAAAATCCGCCGGCAAACAAGTGGACCGCCTATGGTTCGCTGGAAAACCCGGTTCTCATATTTATCGATGGTGACTCGCACAAGGTGAGTGGCCTGTATGTGAATTCGACCGACACGCTACAGGGATTGTTTGGCGCCTTTAACGGGACCATTCGTAATCTGAATCTGGTGAATGGCTACGTAAAGGGAGGCGACCTTACGGGAGCCCTGGCTGGCGTGTATTATTGCAACATCTACAAAACTTATGGTTACGATATTTGCGGATTCGTGCACGACACGGTCGATGTCTACGTGGAAGGGGGCGACATGGTAGGCGGTGTTGCGGGTGTGATAGGCAACGTGAGACGCACGGACCCCATATTCGGCACGATGAATACCGAATGGCTTTACACTGCAAGCCGTGTATCGCGTTTTACCAACTATCACGATGTCGTCTTTAAAGGAACCACGGTCGGAAATCGTATTGTAGGCGGCCTTTTCGGGTTATACACAGGAAGTGAAAATGGAGTCTACGCGGACATGCTTGTCAATCATGGGGATGTTTCCGGAAAGAGTTTCGTGGGAGGGGTGATGGGCATGAACTTTGTCAGCACGTCCTGTTACAGCATGGTATGGGAAACAAAGAATTTCGGCTCTGTCAGGGGTGATTCTGCTGTTGGCGGTGTAATCGGTATGTTTAGGACGGAGAGTCTGGGTAAGGAGCCGGTCAGTTTCGGCTTGAATAATGGAGGCCTTTTCAATTTTGGCGATGTGACCGGGGGCGTCAAGGTTGGGGGCGTTGTCGGCGCAATGGCGCAGAGCACGAAATATGCCAAGCTTCGCCACAGCTACAATGCAGGAACCGTTACCGGGACAAATCTTGTCGGGGGAGTCTATGGAACAGCCGAGTGCTTTCGCGATAACTCCTGCAAAGATGACGTTTTGACCGAGCCTGCTGTTGCATGCCTCAATTTTGGTGCAGTCGTCAACGCCGGAGACACGCTTTCGAAAAAGAAGTCTATAGAAGAAGCCAACGCCATGCTTTCTCCGATGGATTACAACTTCGTTGCCGATGAAAAAGGAAGCGGCGAAAATCTCGGTTACCCGTTATACATTCCCACGCACAAGGAGCTTGTCTTGCCCGAAGGTTCGGGAACGAAGGACGACCCCTACCTCATCGCCAGCGAAAAGGACCTGTTTGGTTTCGAGGTCTTGTTTAGGCAGGAATCGGATTTCTTGCGCCTGGACACGCTCTATTTCAAGCAGACCGCCGACATCGCCTGGTCTGGCAAATACGGGAAATGGTTCGTCGATTCCCTGTTCAGGGTCGATTACAACGGATTGAATCATACGATTTCGGGCATAAAGGTTGACCGTCCCGGTGAATATAGGGTTGGCTTTGCACGCTTGATTACCTCCTTCAGAATTTACAACTTGACCTTGAAGGATTTCGAAGTTGTTGGCGGCAATAATGTCGGCATGCTGGGCGGAGGTATGTTCAAAGGCTACTTGCACAATGTGCGTCTATATGGAACCGTCAGTGGGGATTCCATTGTAGGTGGAATCGCAGGCTATACCGGGAACGTGTCTTTTACAAATATTCAAGACTTTGCGGACGTGACCGGCAAATCTGTGGTCGGGGGCGTGGCCGGTAATGGATACACTTCGGATCTTTCATGCTCCGCCGTCCACTCCCATGTTGTCGGCGATAGTGTTGTTGGTGGACTTTACGGATTGACCGATACCCCGAGATTTATGACGCTCTTCAATGTCTATATGGCTGGCGATGTCGAAGCTAGGGTCAGGGGTGATATGCTTGTGAACGATTCGCTGGCAAAGAATTCCGAGGCTCCCAAGAAAGTTTACCACAAGAAGAGCGAACTTGGAGAATCTTACTGGGGAACTGCCCTGGACGATGAATTCATGAAGTCGGATGCCTTCCTCGATTCCTTGCCGCTAACCTTCGTAAAGGATACGGCCGCAAACAGCAAGGGGTATCCGGTTCCGTACCTGTATAAGGGCCTCGGCAGTGAGGAATCCCCATACCTTATCGAAAATGCAGATGACCTGACCGTTCTTGACATGCGCCTTTCTCGCGGAAACATAACGGCTGCAAATACATTGGATTTCAGGGATTACCTTGCCTCGAGCCATCTCAAGCTGACTGCGGATATCGACATGAAGAAAAACGAGAAGTATGGATGGGAGGCGATAACCCGTTTCGATGGCTACCTGGATGGCGACTTCCATGCCGTGAGCAACATGAAGGTTGTCGCGGAAGATACCATCGCGGCCTTTTTCCATACTCTTAACGGAAGTGTCAAGAATATGGGAATCGAAAATTCCGTGTTCCAGGGTAAAGGCGCTGCTGCCTTTGCGTTTTTTTTTGAAGGCCAGATGGAAAAGTGCTGGAACGGCAACAGCAAGGTCACGGCGAAAAAACTCTCTGCGGGTGGCCTGATTGGCGTTATCGATCTTGACGAATCTTCGTCTAAGGCCATCCGCGGCGTCCCGCGCATAGACAGGGTTTACAACACCGGGAATGTAAGCAGTACAGACGATGCTGCTGGCGGAATTGTCGGGACTATTTATATAGACTCGTATTCCCAAATCGACACAAGTCAATACCTGATAAGCAATGTCTACAATCGCGGGGACCTTCCATCTGGCAGCGGAGTAGGAACCATCTATGGAAATCTCCGTGAACGCAAAGTGACGGGAAACTGGCGGTTCCTTTCAAGTGCTTACGGGACAAACTCGTTAGCCTGTATCTCCAGTGGAAGCGCATCGCTCCGCCAGGAAATAGTCAACTCCTACAATGTATACAATGAGGGTTGTATAGAGATCAGTTATGAATATCGCCCGAAGGGAAGCGTCTTGGAAGCTGATTCCATGAAAACGTCCTGGTTTGTAGATACTCTGGGCGCCGCGTTCGAAATGGACAAGGCCTACGTGAACGACGGTTTTCCGATTCTTAAGGGGTTGAGTCCTAAGTCCAGGGATACCTTGACAACGCATGTCGATGTTGCAAAAATCCGCCACGACATGCCTGCGCTCCGCGTGACGGCTACGGGCCGCGATTTGAATGTTTCGGGACTTGTGCCCGGCACGATGGTGAAACTCTACGACATCTCGGGCGCTCTGTTGCAGACGACCCGTGCGACAGGCAATTCGATGCTCCTGCCCGTTCGCAGGGCGGGGCTGTTCATTGTCCGTAATGAAGGGAAAACCCGGACCGTCAAGGTGAAATAGGGATTATTTCCCCCAGGGGCTCTTTTTGCCGAAGCGGGTCTTCTTCTTGGGCCCGTAATTGAACGCGGGGTCCTTTGCCCTGCGCTGGCGTTCGGCGCGTTCTTCGCGCTCCCTGCGGAACTTTTCGCGTTCTTCCTCGGTCCAGCGGGGCTTTTCCTTTTTCGGGATGAGCGCATTGGCGCGCTCGCTGCGCATGTGCTGTTCGCGCTCGCGGTAATCGGCGTTGCTTTCGCGTTCCTTGCTGGGGAAGAACTCCTTTCCTTCCGCCTTCGCGCTACGGCTCAATAGCAGGCGCCCGATTTTGCCCAATTTCAGGCGTTCCAAGGTTGCGCGAATTTGCGGGCGGTTCTCCGGGATATACCAGAAGAAGAACTGCCTCTGGCTCTTTTTTTGCTCGGGTGTCTTTGCCACGTAAAGCGGCTTTCCGTCGGGCGTGAGTTCGCTGTAGAACATCTCGGTCGCAATCGTCATCGGCGTGGGGGTGAAATCTTGCACCTGCTCCAGCTGGAATCCGAGTTGCTTTGTCTCGAGGGCGAGTTCCGCCATGTCGGCTTCGGTACACCCGGGGTGGCTACTGATAAAGTAAGGTATTATCTGCTGGCGCTTGCCGATGCGCTTGCATTCGTCGTCGAAGAATTCCTTGAACTTGTGGAACAGCGTAAAGCTCGGCTTGCGCATGAGTTTCAGGACTTCGTCGCTCGTGTGTTCCGGTGCGACCTTCAGGCGTCCGCTTACATGGTAGTCGATAAGTTCGCGGGCGTATTCCTCGTGGTCCTTGCGCAGTTCCTCGTCGCTTGTCTCCTGCAGCAACATGTCGTAACGCACGCCACTCCCGATGAACAGGTGCTTCACCTTCGGGTGGTTGCGCACTTCGCGGTAGAGCTCAAGGATTTCCTTGTGGTGCGTGTCCATGTTGTCGCAAATCTTGGGCGTGAGGCAACTGGCTCGTGCGCACTTTTGGCAACGGCTCGGGTCGCGGCCACGCATGTTGTACATGTTGGCGCTAGGGCCGCCCAAGTCCGTGATGGTGCCGGCAAAGCCGTCCATCTTGGTAATCAAATCGACTTCGCGTAAAATGCTTTCGCGGCTGCGGCTCGCGATAAACTTTCCCTGGTGTGCGTTGATGGCGCAGAAACTGCACCCGCCAAAACACCCGCGGTGCGTATTGATACTGAACTTGATCATGTCGAACGCGGGCACGTTTCCGCGTTTTTTGTAGCGCGGGTGCGGTTCGCGTGCGTACGGGTATTCAAAACTTTCGTCGAGCTCGCCGTATTCGAGCGGCGGGTACGCGGGGTTGATGACGATGGTCTGTTCCGCGACATCCTGCAGAATGCGACGCTGGAACCACTTGTTGCATTCGATGTCCACCTTGCGGCAGTTTTCCATCTGCGTGCGCTTGCTTGCGAGGCATTCCTCGTAGCTTGCGAGGCGCAAGTCTTCCCACTGGTTGCTCTTCGGGACGTTCCCCTTGGGTGCTAAGTAGGCCGTCTGCGGTATGGAATGCAGGCTCGAGAACGGTACACCCTTCTTCAAAAGGCGCACCATCTCTTTCAGTGGCTTTTCGCCCATGCCGTAGACGAGGAGGTCGGCCTGCGTGTCGAACAGAATGCTCGGCTTTAATCTGTCGCTCCAGTAGTCGTAATGTGTCACGCGGCGCAGGCTCGATTCCAGCCCGCCAATCATCAGCGGCACATCGGGGTAGAGCTGCTTCAGGATTTTTGCGTAAGTGTACGTCGCGTAGTCGGGGCGGAAACCCGCCTTGTTGCCGGGCGTGAAGGCATCGTCGCTGCGCAGGCGTTTTGCGGCGGTGTAGTGGTTCACCATGCTGTCCATGCCGCTACTGATCGCGAAGAACATTCGCGGGCGCCCGAGCTTCTTGAAATCGCGTAAGTCGTCGCGCCAGTTGGGCTGCGGCAAAATCGCGACCCGTAAACCTTCGTGTTCAAAGAGCCTTGCCACCACGGCGTGCCCGAAGCACGGGTGGTCCACATAGGCGTCGGCGCTGATGATGATTACGTCCACGTAATCCCAGCCGAGTTCGTCTAGGTCTTCCTTGCATATGGGGAGGAATCGCGGATCGTACATGGGGCAAAATTTAGTAAATAGCGGTTGCCCTCGGCGGGCGATACCCTTCCATATGAAACAGGGTGTTTCATAAAATATAGGAAAATGGATAAATGTTTGAAAATATTCGCGAAATTGTTGAAATTTTGCAAATAATGTTTCATGGAAAACGTATATTTATCCATGAACAATGAAGCCGATAACGGAATACGAAGATTACCGCGCTTATCTGCGGGATTTCTACGAGGAACGGAAGAAGACTTCTGTTTTCTCGTGGCGCGAGTTCGCGAAGCTTGCGGGTTTTTCGTCGTCGGGATACCTTAAGCTCGTTTGTGACGGAAAGACCAGGCTCTCCAAGACGGGGGCCATCAAGGTCGCTCCGGCGATGGGGCTCGCAGGGTTCCAGGCGGAATATTTCTGCCTAATGGTGGAATTCTGCGATGCGCCGGATGACAAAGTCCGCATGAACGCTTATTCCCGGATGCGGGCCCTGGCGAAGGAGAACGGGGTCCGCATCTTGGGAACTGAGGCCTTTAGCTATTTCACTTCGTGGGTGAACCCGGTGGTCCGTGAGCTTGCACCGGTCATGGCTGGCGCGAAGCCTTCGGATATCGGGAAAATGTGCGTGCCCGAGGTCAGTGCCGGGGAGGTGCGCAACTCGCTTGAACTCATGGTGCGCATGGGCTTGCTCGAACGCAGGCCCGATGGCAGTTACGTGCAGACGGACAAGGGTGTTTCTGGAAAATCTACGGCGATTCCCTCGGCGGTGCGTACCATGCAGAAGCAGTATGCCTACCTTGCCGCCGATGCGGTCGACTCGTTCCCGCCCGAATCCCGACATATTTCCGGATTGACTGTGGGTATTGATGCCCGCGCCTTTGAACGACTCCTTGTCGAGCTACATGAATTTCGCCGTAAAATAGCCTCCATTGTCTCCGATGTCGAAAACTACGACCGCGTATATCGATTAAATTTACATCTGTTCCCTCTTAGCAACCCCATTGGAGAAAAAGATGTATAGCGAGAAGTTTGTCCAGAATAAAGCATCTTTGTTCGGCATGTTGGTCACCCTGTGCCTCGTTCTCTCCGGTTGCGTCGGCTTTACCGAGGACTGGTTTACCTGCAGCGATGCCGATGCCGCCATATCGGGCCATACCGAAGAGGCTCCTAAAATAGACAGCCCCGATTCCTTTAGTGCGTTGCAGAAAATGATTGCGGGCTCGTTGCAGGTTGATTCTGCCTCGAACACGCTTATGATGATTGTTGATTTTCGGGATACATGTGTTGAATCCGGATCGTCGTTTGCACTGGGCTTGGATGATACCTTCCCGGATACCTTGATAGCGGAATTCGGTATCGAAGACTACAACTTGGTGCTTTCGCCAGTGTCGAAGGTCTATCGGATTGTCTTTGCGGACGGAGAGGACTATAAATTGTATGC contains these protein-coding regions:
- a CDS encoding YgiQ family radical SAM protein, with the translated sequence MYDPRFLPICKEDLDELGWDYVDVIIISADAYVDHPCFGHAVVARLFEHEGLRVAILPQPNWRDDLRDFKKLGRPRMFFAISSGMDSMVNHYTAAKRLRSDDAFTPGNKAGFRPDYATYTYAKILKQLYPDVPLMIGGLESSLRRVTHYDYWSDRLKPSILFDTQADLLVYGMGEKPLKEMVRLLKKGVPFSSLHSIPQTAYLAPKGNVPKSNQWEDLRLASYEECLASKRTQMENCRKVDIECNKWFQRRILQDVAEQTIVINPAYPPLEYGELDESFEYPYAREPHPRYKKRGNVPAFDMIKFSINTHRGCFGGCSFCAINAHQGKFIASRSRESILREVDLITKMDGFAGTITDLGGPSANMYNMRGRDPSRCQKCARASCLTPKICDNMDTHHKEILELYREVRNHPKVKHLFIGSGVRYDMLLQETSDEELRKDHEEYARELIDYHVSGRLKVAPEHTSDEVLKLMRKPSFTLFHKFKEFFDDECKRIGKRQQIIPYFISSHPGCTEADMAELALETKQLGFQLEQVQDFTPTPMTIATEMFYSELTPDGKPLYVAKTPEQKKSQRQFFFWYIPENRPQIRATLERLKLGKIGRLLLSRSAKAEGKEFFPSKERESNADYREREQHMRSERANALIPKKEKPRWTEEEREKFRREREERAERQRRAKDPAFNYGPKKKTRFGKKSPWGK
- a CDS encoding TIGR02147 family protein, which translates into the protein MKPITEYEDYRAYLRDFYEERKKTSVFSWREFAKLAGFSSSGYLKLVCDGKTRLSKTGAIKVAPAMGLAGFQAEYFCLMVEFCDAPDDKVRMNAYSRMRALAKENGVRILGTEAFSYFTSWVNPVVRELAPVMAGAKPSDIGKMCVPEVSAGEVRNSLELMVRMGLLERRPDGSYVQTDKGVSGKSTAIPSAVRTMQKQYAYLAADAVDSFPPESRHISGLTVGIDARAFERLLVELHEFRRKIASIVSDVENYDRVYRLNLHLFPLSNPIGEKDV